One part of the [Synechococcus] sp. NIES-970 genome encodes these proteins:
- a CDS encoding dienelactone hydrolase family protein has translation MLRKIFLLAGLVGLMGIQKPVQADVVAYPLTYNIGSQEFEGYVARNEGFGDNQPIVLLVHDWDGLNRYEQMRANMLSTQGYTVFAVDLYGQGVRPQNVAESQAESGKLYGDRQLMRDRLMAALSVAQRLEGVDPSRVAVIGYCFGGAAVLEMARAGADLDGFVSFHGGLTLPEGQDYSQTQGPMLVLHGSADPVAPMAEVAALATDLNEAGVTYDMQIYGGALHSFTKWDSSDYDPQADLKSWNGMLDFLKTIF, from the coding sequence ATGTTACGAAAAATCTTTTTATTGGCTGGGCTTGTGGGCTTAATGGGCATCCAAAAACCCGTCCAAGCGGATGTGGTAGCTTACCCTTTAACCTACAACATTGGCAGCCAAGAATTTGAAGGATATGTCGCTCGCAATGAAGGCTTTGGGGACAATCAACCCATTGTGCTCTTGGTCCATGATTGGGATGGTCTCAATCGTTATGAACAAATGCGTGCGAATATGCTCTCCACCCAGGGCTATACGGTATTCGCCGTGGATCTCTATGGCCAAGGAGTCCGTCCGCAAAATGTGGCGGAGTCCCAGGCAGAAAGCGGTAAGCTCTATGGCGATCGCCAATTAATGCGCGATCGCCTCATGGCGGCCCTCTCCGTTGCCCAAAGACTTGAGGGAGTTGATCCTAGTAGAGTGGCAGTTATTGGCTACTGCTTCGGTGGTGCTGCGGTCCTAGAAATGGCCCGAGCCGGGGCCGACTTAGATGGCTTTGTTTCGTTCCACGGCGGTCTAACCCTACCCGAAGGACAAGACTACAGCCAAACCCAAGGGCCCATGCTGGTGCTCCATGGCTCTGCTGATCCCGTGGCGCCCATGGCAGAAGTAGCTGCATTAGCGACGGATCTCAATGAAGCTGGGGTGACCTATGATATGCAAATTTATGGAGGAGCGCTCCACTCTTTCACCAAGTGGGATTCGAGCGACTACGACCCCCAGGCTGATTTGAAATCGTGGAATGGCATGCTGGATTTTTTGAAAACAATATTCTAG
- the folP_1 gene encoding dihydropteroate synthase: MEPLTLRNQTFTWGDRTYVMGILNVTPDSFSDGGQFNSVASALAQAEKMVAAGIDILDIGGQSTRPGSAQISLEEELERTIPVIQAIRGRFQTIISIDTTRAAVAQQAIAAGADIINDISGATFDDQMLTVVKKLAVPIILMHIRGTPETMQSLTDYQDLMADLKTFFQARIDAALVLGIPPKHLILDPGIGFAKTALQNYDLIRHLQDFRDLGYPLLVGPSRKSFIGHILNESDPTKRVWGTAAACAGAIAFGADILRVHDGPEMIDVAKIADAIWRPKWSGES, encoded by the coding sequence ATGGAACCTCTTACCCTCCGGAATCAAACTTTCACCTGGGGCGATCGCACCTATGTGATGGGCATCCTCAATGTTACCCCCGACAGTTTTAGCGATGGGGGCCAGTTTAATTCTGTCGCCTCAGCCCTGGCCCAGGCGGAAAAAATGGTCGCCGCTGGCATCGATATCCTTGACATTGGCGGCCAGTCTACTCGCCCTGGATCGGCGCAAATTTCCCTAGAGGAAGAGCTAGAGCGTACCATCCCTGTGATTCAGGCGATCCGCGGACGGTTCCAAACGATCATTTCCATCGACACGACCCGGGCCGCCGTGGCACAACAGGCGATCGCCGCCGGCGCAGACATAATTAACGATATTTCCGGGGCGACCTTTGACGACCAGATGTTAACAGTGGTCAAAAAATTGGCCGTGCCGATTATTTTGATGCACATCCGGGGTACACCCGAAACCATGCAGAGCCTCACGGACTATCAAGATCTAATGGCCGATCTGAAAACTTTTTTCCAAGCACGCATCGATGCAGCCTTGGTCTTAGGAATCCCCCCAAAGCACCTGATTCTCGATCCAGGCATCGGTTTTGCTAAAACAGCCCTGCAAAATTATGACCTCATCCGCCATCTCCAAGATTTTCGTGACTTAGGTTATCCTCTCTTGGTGGGGCCGTCCCGTAAAAGCTTTATTGGCCATATCCTCAACGAAAGCGATCCCACAAAACGGGTCTGGGGGACAGCGGCGGCCTGTGCGGGGGCGATCGCCTTTGGAGCCGATATTCTCCGGGTCCATGACGGCCCAGAGATGATCGATGTGGCGAAAATTGCCGATGCCATCTGGCGACCTAAATGGAGCGGAGAAAGCTAA
- the merA1_1 gene encoding mercuric reductase yields the protein MAVDFDIVVIGGGSGGLVVASAAAQLNAKVALVEKNRLGGDCLWSGCVPSKSFLHAAKVAHQVRQARQVGICAEAPEINFPEVIGHVQKAIATIEPHDSPERFRELGVEVIFGEGRFLNETTFLVNGRKLTARAFVVATGSRATIPAIEGLEAVDFITNEQVFSLAEQPKSLAVIGAGPMGCELGQAFHRLGTEVTLITGGDRLLPKEEPEVAAVLEQQFIQEGIKILKNARLKRVEVVKGKKHLYTEDDSQVATIADEILLATGRSPNVQSLNLEAAGVEYNDQGICVNEKLQTTNGRIFACGDVIGGYQFTHVAAYEAVVVLQNALSPLKLFLKSTNYRVIPWATFTDPEVARVGFTEAQARQRHGDVLVFQLPFAAVDRAQAENKTVGLSKLITRKNGEILGAHLVGSQAGELIHEIVLAMSYRLPVSALTGIHIYPTLSEINSKTALLLAKKKYTDNVKLQNFLTKFFSFLRSI from the coding sequence GTGGCTGTGGATTTCGATATCGTTGTTATCGGCGGGGGGTCTGGGGGCTTAGTGGTGGCGAGTGCAGCGGCGCAGTTGAACGCCAAAGTTGCCCTCGTCGAAAAAAACCGCCTGGGAGGAGATTGTCTCTGGTCTGGCTGTGTACCCAGTAAATCTTTTCTCCATGCGGCGAAGGTCGCCCATCAGGTACGGCAAGCAAGGCAGGTCGGAATTTGTGCCGAGGCACCGGAGATTAACTTCCCAGAGGTGATCGGCCATGTGCAGAAGGCGATCGCCACCATCGAACCCCACGACTCCCCAGAGCGCTTTCGGGAATTAGGGGTGGAGGTCATTTTCGGTGAAGGACGATTTCTCAATGAAACAACTTTCCTGGTCAATGGCCGCAAACTGACGGCCCGGGCTTTTGTGGTGGCCACTGGCTCTCGAGCGACCATCCCAGCCATAGAAGGACTCGAAGCAGTCGACTTTATCACCAATGAACAGGTATTTTCCCTTGCGGAACAGCCAAAATCTCTGGCGGTGATTGGGGCAGGGCCGATGGGTTGTGAGTTGGGCCAGGCATTTCACCGTTTGGGCACTGAGGTGACATTGATTACAGGGGGCGATCGCCTGTTGCCCAAAGAAGAGCCGGAGGTGGCCGCCGTTCTGGAGCAGCAATTTATCCAGGAGGGGATCAAAATTCTCAAAAATGCCCGCTTGAAACGAGTGGAAGTGGTCAAGGGGAAAAAACACCTCTACACCGAAGATGATTCCCAGGTGGCGACGATCGCCGATGAAATTCTTCTTGCCACTGGGCGATCGCCCAACGTCCAATCTCTCAACCTAGAAGCAGCAGGGGTGGAGTACAACGACCAAGGGATCTGCGTCAATGAAAAACTACAAACAACCAATGGCCGGATTTTTGCCTGTGGCGATGTGATTGGTGGCTACCAATTTACCCATGTGGCGGCCTATGAAGCGGTGGTCGTCCTGCAAAATGCCCTTAGTCCCCTGAAATTGTTCCTTAAAAGTACCAACTACCGCGTCATTCCCTGGGCAACCTTCACCGATCCGGAGGTGGCTCGGGTGGGGTTCACCGAGGCCCAAGCCCGCCAACGCCACGGCGATGTGCTCGTTTTTCAATTGCCCTTTGCGGCGGTAGATCGGGCCCAAGCAGAAAATAAGACCGTGGGCCTCAGTAAACTGATCACCCGTAAAAATGGTGAAATTCTTGGGGCCCACTTAGTTGGCTCACAGGCCGGAGAGCTGATCCATGAGATTGTGCTGGCGATGAGCTATCGCTTACCCGTATCGGCTTTGACAGGGATTCATATTTATCCCACCCTGAGCGAAATTAACAGTAAAACAGCCCTGTTGTTAGCGAAGAAAAAATACACAGACAATGTGAAACTTCAGAACTTTTTGACGAAGTTTTTTAGCTTTCTCCGCTCCATTTAG